In Nicotiana tabacum cultivar K326 chromosome 19, ASM71507v2, whole genome shotgun sequence, one DNA window encodes the following:
- the LOC107821059 gene encoding U-box domain-containing protein 4-like, producing MEISLLKVLLNNITCFSHLSSSDHISGELVRKYYCKIEDILKLVKPILDAIVDVEAASGELLLKAFAGLAQCVDELRELFETWEPLCSKVYFVLQAEPLIGKIRSCSLEILELLKSSHKSLPADVTLTTLELYILKIKYVDYEMISMTITKVIKAQVEGLGTSSDSFAKVADCLSLNSNQGLLIELVALEKLKENAEQAEKSEEVEYIEQMITLVSHMHDCFVTTKQSQSCTAVPIPPDFCCPLSLELMTDPVIVASGQTYERAFIRRWIDLGLTVCPKTRQTLGHTNLIPNYTVKALIANWCEINNVKLPDPIKSLSLNHPSLSPDSTQSLGSPRKSLISSSVNQREESSPSDPRSSSEESLPGVHGNVLAFDVERIHIKSEDRMAHSGEISSHGHSTLVADEQFPLGHNRTTSAPSTLSNSNFSPVIPGDGNKVSEDTAVASGDVGLDSKPAASVLPKEPEFPSTPEMRPRNQLIWRRPTERFPRIVSSATVERRADLSEVEEQVKKLIEELKSTSLDMQRNATAELRLLAKHNMDNRMVIANCGAISSLVNLLHSNDMKVQEDAVTALLNLSINDNNKCAIANADAIEPLIHVLQTGSAEAKENSAATLFSLSVMEENKMKIGRSGAIKPLVDLLGNGTPRGKKDAATALFNLSILHENKSRIIQAGAVKYLVELMDPAIGMVDKAVAVLSNLATIPEGRAEIGQEGGIPLLVEVVELGSARGKENAAAALLQLCTNSSRFCNMVLQEGAVPPLVALSLSGTPRAREKAQQLLSYFRNQRHGNAGRG from the exons ATGGAGATATCATTGTTAAAAGTGCTTCTCAACAATATCACCTGTTTTTCCCATTTATCATCAAGTGATCACATAAGTGGTGAACTGGTTCGTAAATATTATTGTAAGATTGAGGATATACTGAAGCTTGTAAAGCCGATTCTTGACGCCATCGTTGATGTTGAAGCTGCTTCTGGTGAGCTGCTTCTGAAAGCATTTGCTGGGCTGGCTCAATGTGTTGATGAACTGAGGGAGCTATTCGAAACCTGGGAACCGCTGTGCAGTAAAGTTTATTTT GTCCTGCAAGCTGAACCATTGATTGGGAAAATTCGATCATGTAGCCTTGAAATACTTGAGCTTCTTAAATCTTCTCATAAAAGCCTTCCTGCTGATGTAACTTTGACAACTCTTGAG CTCTATATACTGAAAATTAAGTATGTAGATTATGAAATGATATCAATGACAATCACAAAGGTTATTAAAGCTCAAGTGGAAGGCTTGGGAACCAGCTCAGATAGCTTTGCCAAAGTTGCTGATTGCCTAAGCTTGAACTCAAACCAAGGGCTTTTGATTGAGCTCGTGGCCCTTGAAAAATTGAAAGAGAATGCTGAACAAGCTGAAAAGAGTGAAGAAGTTGAATATATTGAGCAAATGATAACTCTTGTTTCTCATATGCACGATTGCTTTGTTACTACAAAACAGTCCCAGAGTTGTACCGCTGTGCCAATACCTCCTGATTTTTGCTGCCCTCTTTCACTTGAGTTGATGACCGACCCTGTAATTGTTGCTTCTGGTCAAACCTATGAGAGAGCTTTTATTAGGAGATGGATTGATCTTGGCCTCACTGTTTGCCCCAAGACACGGCAAACTCTGGGACATACAAATCTCATTCCCAATTACACTGTTAAGGCACTTATCGCAAACTGGTGCGAAATAAACAACGTAAAGTTGCCTGATCCCATAAAGTCCTTGAGCTTGAACCATCCATCTTTGTCACCAGACTCCACACAATCTTTAGGTTCTCCGAGAAAGAGTTTGATTTCATCAAGTGTAAACCAAAGAGAGGAATCATCTCCATCTGATCCCCGTTCCTCTTCAGAGGAATCTTTACCTGGAGTTCATGGTAATGTACTTGCTTTTGATGTTGAAAGGATACATATTAAGAGTGAAGACCGGATGGCCCACTCTGGAGAGATAAGTTCACATGGTCATAGTACATTAGTAGCTGATGAACAGTTCCCTCTGGGTCATAATCGAACAACCTCGGCACCCAGCACGCTTTCTAATTCAAACTTTTCCCCTGTAATTCCTGGTGATGGAAACAAGGTGTCAGAAGATACTGCTGTTGCTTCAGGGGATGTTGGGTTGGATTCCAAGCCTGCTGCTTCTGTCCTTCCAAAGGAGCCAGAATTTCCATCTACACCAGAGATGAGACCTCGTAATCAACTGATCTGGCGTAGACCAACCGAGAGGTTTCCAAGAATAGTTTCTTCAGCTACAGTTGAAAGAAGGGCTGATCTTTCAGAAGTTGAGGAGCAAGTAAAAAAGTTGATTGAGGAGTTGAAGAGCACTTCCCTCGATATGCAGAGAAATGCTACGGCTGAACTCCGATTACTTGCCAAGCATAATATGGATAACCGTATGGTAATTGCAAATTGTGGTGCTATCAGCTCGTTGGTTAACCTACTTCACTCAAACGACATGAAAGTACAGGAAGATGCTGTTACTGCACTTCTCAACTTGTCAATTAATGACAACAACAAGTGTGCCATTGCAAATGCTGATGCAATCGAACCTCTGATTCATGTCCTCCAGACAGGGAGTGCCGAGGCCAAAGAAAATTCTGCTGCTACTCTTTTTAGCCTTTCCGTGATGGAGGAAAACAAGATGAAGATTGGGAGGTCTGGAGCAATCAAACCTCTTGTTGATTTATTGGGAAATGGAACTCCAAGGGGCAAGAAAGACGCAGCGACAGCTTTATTTAACTTGTCAATACTTCATGAGAACAAGTCTCGTATTATACAGGCTGGTGCGGTAAAATATCTCGTAGAGTTGATGGACCCTGCTATTGGGATGGTTGACAAGGCTGTTGCAGTTTTGTCCAACCTTGCTACCATTCCTGAGGGACGAGCAGAAATCGGTCAGGAAGGAGGGATTCCTCTTCTAGTTGAGGTTGTTGAGCTGGGCTCCGCAAGGGGTAAAGAGAATGCAGCCGCTGCTCTCTTGCAACTATGCACTAACAGTAGCAGGTTCTGCAACATGGTTCTCCAGGAAGGAGCTGTACCTCCATTAGTTGCATTGTCGCTGTCTGGCACCCCAAGAGCAAGAGAAAAG GCTCAACAACTCCTCAGCTACTTCCGAAATCAACGGCATGGTAATGCAGGAAGAGGTTGA